Proteins encoded together in one Coffea arabica cultivar ET-39 chromosome 2c, Coffea Arabica ET-39 HiFi, whole genome shotgun sequence window:
- the LOC113726931 gene encoding DNA replication ATP-dependent helicase/nuclease JHS1-like isoform X2 — protein MAPRKKATTASKKSATNQNNHLHQQKQSQPSKFGIQHFFERHSQNQSQNPKKPINPSIGNSNSSTIAAVPKFTDGDPPVPPNASNDSASVPEKSGNESDSRSFDTKNEGLSCENLRIGVNEEVGGVEKLEKERNKEGNELNNPSQITPTDVIEIEENPDEVREVSPEVYKGKPPKRFKFSPGMQSQDDGGDEVTWKISPINERLHSMSKNFPEVVKVLKDSTRFNCLNFQPSSMTKTSPSAAGKLEKWLSSPPVKAAENSLTCSDRVSLRKHTRRHIVCKVENLAIRNSKNDSEEVCSQSPFKTPPSLSYCHDKPHDGVIIHGEPDQHNSRPHKKALIELLDEVEDVISVEESVCDKTEAWFDIGRAINEPDSIVEQQLINTKELVEKEPSNNYFLVLEVSEKHGNIDSSGSRNSFKIMRVLNEQNGEEKAVHLWDEWFYSVVSPGDTVHIIGEFDNEGKCDLNHEKNFLIVHPDILVSGTRVAASFSCSRRTVLDERLKSNEYATAALVGTLLHQIFQAGLISESLSREFLEQYTTIVLQKNLDTLYACGVNEKDTRMTLVEAIPKILNWISMFRDSQGSRNQAVDFGHHGGLQNIKVSEVVDIEEMAWAPRYGLKGMIDASMRVIIDSNGHIGKIMPMELKTGKGTSGQTAMEHNAQVMLYTLLMSERYQKDINQGLLYYLHIDQTRGISVQRSDLVGLIIRRNDLAHDLLKALTTQELPAMQQSINMCRGCRHLDVCTIYHKAYGGTTESSGLGDMFDSLVQHLTTRDSLFLQKWNRLIDLEAKELEVGKKEIWISHILKNDLLSGRLSSLVLDTSLKMPQKGFSKGNQFVYRFVHQRFPLVGTEQQSSPSGLNSFDSTLRSGDYVILSTDPGHLPVTNGVVMDVGSSHVSVSFSKRLRLPGSSSSVATDLSQQGWRIDKDEAMASFAIMRFNLVQLFLPNEQSDKLRKVIVNLEAPAFDSGCLLSQDPAISYIWSEKNLNDDQRRAILKILTTKDYALILGMPGTGKTSTMVHAVKALLLRGASILLTSYTNSAVDNLLIKLKAQGVDFIRIGRCEAVHEEVRGNCISAMDINSIEQIKLRLDQTRVVAVTCLGIASPLLTKKRFDFCIMDEAGQTTLPVSLGPLMFASKFVLVGDHYQLPPLVQSAEARENGMAISLFCRLSEAHPQAISALQSQYRMCAAIMELSNALIYGNRLQCGSAEIANAQLIYPCPSSTPEWLNEALNPERPVIFINTDFLEAHESNDSKAVNNPVEACIVSEVTNGLLERGIEGESIGVITPYNSQANLIRQAVSTSVEIHTIDKYQGRDKDCILVSFVRSSENPRTCCSSLLGDWHRINVAITRAKKKLIMVGSCRTLSRVPLLRLLIEKVEEQGGIMSISKRDIKLKPELKRCSSQLR, from the exons ATGGCTCCTCGGAAGAAAGCTACAACAGCTTCTAAGAAATCGGCAACTAATCAGAACAATCATCTTCACCAGCAGAAGCAATCTCAGCCCTCTAAATTTGGAATCCAACACTTCTTTGAGCGCCACTCCCAAAACCAATCTCAAAACCCTAAAAAGCCCATCAATCCCTCGATTGGTAATTCTAATAGTTCTACGATCGCTGCAGTCCCCAAATTTACGGATGGTGATCCTCCAGTTCCTCCGAACGCTAGTAATGATTCGGCTTCCGTGCCTGAGAAGTCTGGAAATGAGTCCGATTCTCGGAGCTTTGATACGAAAAATGAGGGATTGAGCTGTGAAAACTTGAGAATTGGTGTGAATGAGGAAGTTGGCGGAGTtgagaaattggaaaaagagagaaataagGAAGGGAATGAGCTGAATAATCCGTCTCAGATTACGCCTACAGATGTAATAGAAATCGAGGAGAATCCAGATGAGGTTCGGGAGGTTTCACCTGAGGTTTACAAGGGAAAGCCTCCCAAGCGGTTCAAGTTTTCGCCAGGAATG CAAAGTCAGGATGATGGAGGCGATGAGGTCACATGGAAAATTTCTCCAATAAATGAGCGACTTCATTCAATGTCAAAGAATTTTCCTGAAGTGGTCAAGGTTTTGAAGGATTCTACACGGTTTAACTGTTTAAATTTTCAGCCAAGTTCCATGACAAAG ACTTCTCCCAGTGCAGCAGGAAAGCTTGAAAAGTGGCTTTCGTCTCCACCTGTCAAGGCTGCTGAAAATTCTTTGACGTGCTCAGATAGGGTTAGTTTGAGAAAGCATACACGAAGACACATTGTGTGTAAGGTTGAAAATCTTGCAATCAGAAATAGTAAGAATGATTCTGAAGAGGTTTGTAGTCAAAGTCCCTTTAAGACTCCGCCATCCCTGTCCTATTGCCATGATAAG CCTCATGATGGAGTCATTATTCATGGAGAACCTGATCAGCACAATTCAAGGCCACATAAAAAG GCACTGATTGAACTATTGGATGAAGTAGAGGACGTAATTTCTGTTGAAGAATCGGTATGTGATAAAACAGAAGCGTGGTTTGATATAGGTAGAGCCATCAATGAGCCGGATTCCATTGTAGAGCAACAGTTAATAAACACAAAAGAACTAGTCGAGAAGGAACCTTCAAACAATTATTTTCTTGTATTGGAG GTTTCTGAGAAGCATGGAAATATTGATTCTTCTGGTTCACGGAATTCTTTTAAG ATTATGCGGGTACTGAATGAGCAAAATGGAGAAGAGAAGGCAGTGCATTTATGGGATGAATG gttttATAGTGTTGTTTCACCTGGAGATACCGTTCACATCATTGGTGAATTTGATAACGAGGGAAAGTGTGATCTCAATCATGAGAAGaattttttaattgttcatCCTGATATTTTGGTGTCTGGAACTCGG GTAGCTGCCAGTTTTTCTTGTTCAAGGCGCACAGTCCTGGATGAAAGGCTAAAATCTAATGAATATGCAACTGCAGCACTGGTTGGCACTTTGCTGCATCAGATATTTCAG GCTGGGCTGATCAGTGAGTCTCTCTCAAGAGAGTTCTTAGAGCAATATACAACTATTGTACTTCAGAAGAATCTTGACACCCTTTATGCATGTGGAG TAAATGAAAAGGACACTCGCATGACCTTGGTTGAAGCGATCCCAAAAATATTGAACTGGATCTCCATGTTCAGAGATTCGCAG GGTTCCAGGAACCAAGCAGTTGACTTTGGACATCATGGTGGACTTCAGAACATTAAAGTATCTGAG GTTGTTGACATTGAGGAGATGGCATGGGCACCCAGATATGGTTTGAAAGGAATGATTGATGCTTCCATGCGGGTAATTATAGACAGCAATGGACATATTGGGAAGATTATGCCTATGGAGCTCAAAACTGGGAAAGGAACCAGTGGGCAG ACAGCTATGGAGCATAACGCCCAAGTTATGTTATATACTCTCCTAATGTCCGAGAG GTACCAGAAAGATATCAATCAAGGTCTACTGTATTACCTGCATATAGATCAGACACGG ggaatttctgtccaaagATCTGATTTGGTTGGACTAATAATACGCCGAAATGACCTGGCACATGATCTACTAAAGGCATTGACAACTCAAGAACTACCAGCAATGCAACAG AGCATAAACATGTGCAGAGGTTGTCGCCACCTTGATGTCTGTACCATCTACCATAAG GCATATGGAGGGACCACAGAGAGCAGTGGATTGGGTGATATGTTTGATTCACTTGTACAGCATTTAACAACTAGAGATTCCCTTTTTCTTCAGAAATGGAATCGATTGATTGACTTGGAGGCTAAAGAATTGGAG gttggaaagaaagaaatctggaTTTCACATATTTTGAAGAATGATCTCCTTTCTGGTCGCCTATCTTCCCTTGTTCTTGATACCTCCCTCAAAATGCCTCAGAAAGGCTTTTCCAAAGGCAACCAATTTGTTTATCGATTTGTGCATCAACGTTTTCCATTAGTTGGCACTGAACAGCAAAGCTCTCCTTCTGGATTAAACAGCTTTGATAGTACACTTAGGAGTGGGGATTATGTG ATACTGAGCACTGACCCTGGTCATCTGCCAGTCACTAACGGTGTTGTAATGGATGTCGGTAGTTCTCATGTTTCT GTATCTTTCTCAAAGCGCTTGAGGCTTCCAGGAAGCAGTTCTTCAGTGGCAACAGATCTTAGTCAGCAGGGCTGGCGAATTGACAAAGATGAAGCTATGGCATCATTTGCAATTATGAG GTTCAACCTAGTTCAACTGTTTTTGCCAAATGAACAGAGTGATAAACTGAGGAAGGTGATTGTCAACCTAGAG GCACCAGCTTTTGACAGTGGATGTCTACTTAGTCAGGACCCTGCCATCTCATATATCTGGTCGGAGAAAAACTTAAATGATGATCAACGCAGAGCCATTCTCAAG ATACTTACAACAAAAGACTACGCACTAATATTAGGAATGCCTGGGACTGGAAAAACATCTACTATGGTGCATGCTGTAAAAGCTTTACTGTTGAGAGGCGCATCCATATTGCTCACGTCCTACACAAATTCGGCTGTTGATAATTTACTTATCAAGTTGAAAGCTCAG GGTGTTGACTTTATCCGAATTGGAAGATGTGAAGCTGTGCATGAGGAGGTCCGAGGCAACTGCATCTCTG CAATGGACATTAACAGCATTGAACAGATTAAGCTGAGACTAGATCAGACCAGAGTAGTTGCTGTTACTTGTTTAGGGATAGCTAGCCCTTTGCTTACCAAGAAGAGATTTGACTTTTGTATCATGGATGAAGCTGGCCAAACTACACTGCCG GTGTCCTTGGGACCTTTGATGTTTGCTTCGAAGTTTGTTCTTGTGGGGGATCATTATCAATTGCCACCACTCGTCCAG AGTGCAGAGGCTAGAGAGAATGGAATGGCCATAAGCCTGTTCTGTAGGCTCTCAGAAGCACATCCTCAGGCAATTTCAGCTTTGCAGAGCCAG TACCGTATGTGTGCTGCTATCATGGAACTATCAAATGCTTTGATATATGGGAACAGATTGCAGTGTGGTTCTGCCGAAATTGCGAATGCCCAACTCATTTACCCATGCCCATCATCTACCCCTGAATGGCTGAATGAG GCGTTGAACCCAGAAAGACCAGTTATTTTTATTAACACAG ATTTCTTAGAAGCACACGAGTCAAATGACAGTAAAGCAGTGAACAATCCAGTTGAAGCTTGTATTGTATCTGAG GTCACAAATGGATTGCTTGAAAGAGGCATTGAAGGAGAAAGCATTGGCGTTATTACCCCCTACAACTCACAGGCAAATCTTATTCGCCAAGCTGTTTCCACATCTGTGGAGATACACACGATCGACAAATACCAG GGTAGGGATAAAGATTGCATACTGGTTTCTTTTGTAAGATCCAGTGAAAACCCAAGGACCTGTTGCTCTTCACTACTTGGAGACTGGCACCGGATTAATGTAGCCATTACACGGGCCAAG AAGAAGTTAATCATGGTGGGCTCCTGCAGAACTCTTTCGAGAGTACCACTGCTGAGGCTTCTCATAGAGAAAGTAGAAGAACAAGGGGGAATAATGAGTATATCCAAGAGGGACATTAAACTGAAACCAGAGTTGAAGAGATGCTCCTCCCAATTGAGGTAG
- the LOC113726931 gene encoding DNA replication ATP-dependent helicase/nuclease JHS1-like isoform X1 — MAPRKKATTASKKSATNQNNHLHQQKQSQPSKFGIQHFFERHSQNQSQNPKKPINPSIGNSNSSTIAAVPKFTDGDPPVPPNASNDSASVPEKSGNESDSRSFDTKNEGLSCENLRIGVNEEVGGVEKLEKERNKEGNELNNPSQITPTDVIEIEENPDEVREVSPEVYKGKPPKRFKFSPGMLIQQSQDDGGDEVTWKISPINERLHSMSKNFPEVVKVLKDSTRFNCLNFQPSSMTKTSPSAAGKLEKWLSSPPVKAAENSLTCSDRVSLRKHTRRHIVCKVENLAIRNSKNDSEEVCSQSPFKTPPSLSYCHDKPHDGVIIHGEPDQHNSRPHKKALIELLDEVEDVISVEESVCDKTEAWFDIGRAINEPDSIVEQQLINTKELVEKEPSNNYFLVLEVSEKHGNIDSSGSRNSFKIMRVLNEQNGEEKAVHLWDEWFYSVVSPGDTVHIIGEFDNEGKCDLNHEKNFLIVHPDILVSGTRVAASFSCSRRTVLDERLKSNEYATAALVGTLLHQIFQAGLISESLSREFLEQYTTIVLQKNLDTLYACGVNEKDTRMTLVEAIPKILNWISMFRDSQGSRNQAVDFGHHGGLQNIKVSEVVDIEEMAWAPRYGLKGMIDASMRVIIDSNGHIGKIMPMELKTGKGTSGQTAMEHNAQVMLYTLLMSERYQKDINQGLLYYLHIDQTRGISVQRSDLVGLIIRRNDLAHDLLKALTTQELPAMQQSINMCRGCRHLDVCTIYHKAYGGTTESSGLGDMFDSLVQHLTTRDSLFLQKWNRLIDLEAKELEVGKKEIWISHILKNDLLSGRLSSLVLDTSLKMPQKGFSKGNQFVYRFVHQRFPLVGTEQQSSPSGLNSFDSTLRSGDYVILSTDPGHLPVTNGVVMDVGSSHVSVSFSKRLRLPGSSSSVATDLSQQGWRIDKDEAMASFAIMRFNLVQLFLPNEQSDKLRKVIVNLEAPAFDSGCLLSQDPAISYIWSEKNLNDDQRRAILKILTTKDYALILGMPGTGKTSTMVHAVKALLLRGASILLTSYTNSAVDNLLIKLKAQGVDFIRIGRCEAVHEEVRGNCISAMDINSIEQIKLRLDQTRVVAVTCLGIASPLLTKKRFDFCIMDEAGQTTLPVSLGPLMFASKFVLVGDHYQLPPLVQSAEARENGMAISLFCRLSEAHPQAISALQSQYRMCAAIMELSNALIYGNRLQCGSAEIANAQLIYPCPSSTPEWLNEALNPERPVIFINTDFLEAHESNDSKAVNNPVEACIVSEVTNGLLERGIEGESIGVITPYNSQANLIRQAVSTSVEIHTIDKYQGRDKDCILVSFVRSSENPRTCCSSLLGDWHRINVAITRAKKKLIMVGSCRTLSRVPLLRLLIEKVEEQGGIMSISKRDIKLKPELKRCSSQLR, encoded by the exons ATGGCTCCTCGGAAGAAAGCTACAACAGCTTCTAAGAAATCGGCAACTAATCAGAACAATCATCTTCACCAGCAGAAGCAATCTCAGCCCTCTAAATTTGGAATCCAACACTTCTTTGAGCGCCACTCCCAAAACCAATCTCAAAACCCTAAAAAGCCCATCAATCCCTCGATTGGTAATTCTAATAGTTCTACGATCGCTGCAGTCCCCAAATTTACGGATGGTGATCCTCCAGTTCCTCCGAACGCTAGTAATGATTCGGCTTCCGTGCCTGAGAAGTCTGGAAATGAGTCCGATTCTCGGAGCTTTGATACGAAAAATGAGGGATTGAGCTGTGAAAACTTGAGAATTGGTGTGAATGAGGAAGTTGGCGGAGTtgagaaattggaaaaagagagaaataagGAAGGGAATGAGCTGAATAATCCGTCTCAGATTACGCCTACAGATGTAATAGAAATCGAGGAGAATCCAGATGAGGTTCGGGAGGTTTCACCTGAGGTTTACAAGGGAAAGCCTCCCAAGCGGTTCAAGTTTTCGCCAGGAATG CTGATACAGCAAAGTCAGGATGATGGAGGCGATGAGGTCACATGGAAAATTTCTCCAATAAATGAGCGACTTCATTCAATGTCAAAGAATTTTCCTGAAGTGGTCAAGGTTTTGAAGGATTCTACACGGTTTAACTGTTTAAATTTTCAGCCAAGTTCCATGACAAAG ACTTCTCCCAGTGCAGCAGGAAAGCTTGAAAAGTGGCTTTCGTCTCCACCTGTCAAGGCTGCTGAAAATTCTTTGACGTGCTCAGATAGGGTTAGTTTGAGAAAGCATACACGAAGACACATTGTGTGTAAGGTTGAAAATCTTGCAATCAGAAATAGTAAGAATGATTCTGAAGAGGTTTGTAGTCAAAGTCCCTTTAAGACTCCGCCATCCCTGTCCTATTGCCATGATAAG CCTCATGATGGAGTCATTATTCATGGAGAACCTGATCAGCACAATTCAAGGCCACATAAAAAG GCACTGATTGAACTATTGGATGAAGTAGAGGACGTAATTTCTGTTGAAGAATCGGTATGTGATAAAACAGAAGCGTGGTTTGATATAGGTAGAGCCATCAATGAGCCGGATTCCATTGTAGAGCAACAGTTAATAAACACAAAAGAACTAGTCGAGAAGGAACCTTCAAACAATTATTTTCTTGTATTGGAG GTTTCTGAGAAGCATGGAAATATTGATTCTTCTGGTTCACGGAATTCTTTTAAG ATTATGCGGGTACTGAATGAGCAAAATGGAGAAGAGAAGGCAGTGCATTTATGGGATGAATG gttttATAGTGTTGTTTCACCTGGAGATACCGTTCACATCATTGGTGAATTTGATAACGAGGGAAAGTGTGATCTCAATCATGAGAAGaattttttaattgttcatCCTGATATTTTGGTGTCTGGAACTCGG GTAGCTGCCAGTTTTTCTTGTTCAAGGCGCACAGTCCTGGATGAAAGGCTAAAATCTAATGAATATGCAACTGCAGCACTGGTTGGCACTTTGCTGCATCAGATATTTCAG GCTGGGCTGATCAGTGAGTCTCTCTCAAGAGAGTTCTTAGAGCAATATACAACTATTGTACTTCAGAAGAATCTTGACACCCTTTATGCATGTGGAG TAAATGAAAAGGACACTCGCATGACCTTGGTTGAAGCGATCCCAAAAATATTGAACTGGATCTCCATGTTCAGAGATTCGCAG GGTTCCAGGAACCAAGCAGTTGACTTTGGACATCATGGTGGACTTCAGAACATTAAAGTATCTGAG GTTGTTGACATTGAGGAGATGGCATGGGCACCCAGATATGGTTTGAAAGGAATGATTGATGCTTCCATGCGGGTAATTATAGACAGCAATGGACATATTGGGAAGATTATGCCTATGGAGCTCAAAACTGGGAAAGGAACCAGTGGGCAG ACAGCTATGGAGCATAACGCCCAAGTTATGTTATATACTCTCCTAATGTCCGAGAG GTACCAGAAAGATATCAATCAAGGTCTACTGTATTACCTGCATATAGATCAGACACGG ggaatttctgtccaaagATCTGATTTGGTTGGACTAATAATACGCCGAAATGACCTGGCACATGATCTACTAAAGGCATTGACAACTCAAGAACTACCAGCAATGCAACAG AGCATAAACATGTGCAGAGGTTGTCGCCACCTTGATGTCTGTACCATCTACCATAAG GCATATGGAGGGACCACAGAGAGCAGTGGATTGGGTGATATGTTTGATTCACTTGTACAGCATTTAACAACTAGAGATTCCCTTTTTCTTCAGAAATGGAATCGATTGATTGACTTGGAGGCTAAAGAATTGGAG gttggaaagaaagaaatctggaTTTCACATATTTTGAAGAATGATCTCCTTTCTGGTCGCCTATCTTCCCTTGTTCTTGATACCTCCCTCAAAATGCCTCAGAAAGGCTTTTCCAAAGGCAACCAATTTGTTTATCGATTTGTGCATCAACGTTTTCCATTAGTTGGCACTGAACAGCAAAGCTCTCCTTCTGGATTAAACAGCTTTGATAGTACACTTAGGAGTGGGGATTATGTG ATACTGAGCACTGACCCTGGTCATCTGCCAGTCACTAACGGTGTTGTAATGGATGTCGGTAGTTCTCATGTTTCT GTATCTTTCTCAAAGCGCTTGAGGCTTCCAGGAAGCAGTTCTTCAGTGGCAACAGATCTTAGTCAGCAGGGCTGGCGAATTGACAAAGATGAAGCTATGGCATCATTTGCAATTATGAG GTTCAACCTAGTTCAACTGTTTTTGCCAAATGAACAGAGTGATAAACTGAGGAAGGTGATTGTCAACCTAGAG GCACCAGCTTTTGACAGTGGATGTCTACTTAGTCAGGACCCTGCCATCTCATATATCTGGTCGGAGAAAAACTTAAATGATGATCAACGCAGAGCCATTCTCAAG ATACTTACAACAAAAGACTACGCACTAATATTAGGAATGCCTGGGACTGGAAAAACATCTACTATGGTGCATGCTGTAAAAGCTTTACTGTTGAGAGGCGCATCCATATTGCTCACGTCCTACACAAATTCGGCTGTTGATAATTTACTTATCAAGTTGAAAGCTCAG GGTGTTGACTTTATCCGAATTGGAAGATGTGAAGCTGTGCATGAGGAGGTCCGAGGCAACTGCATCTCTG CAATGGACATTAACAGCATTGAACAGATTAAGCTGAGACTAGATCAGACCAGAGTAGTTGCTGTTACTTGTTTAGGGATAGCTAGCCCTTTGCTTACCAAGAAGAGATTTGACTTTTGTATCATGGATGAAGCTGGCCAAACTACACTGCCG GTGTCCTTGGGACCTTTGATGTTTGCTTCGAAGTTTGTTCTTGTGGGGGATCATTATCAATTGCCACCACTCGTCCAG AGTGCAGAGGCTAGAGAGAATGGAATGGCCATAAGCCTGTTCTGTAGGCTCTCAGAAGCACATCCTCAGGCAATTTCAGCTTTGCAGAGCCAG TACCGTATGTGTGCTGCTATCATGGAACTATCAAATGCTTTGATATATGGGAACAGATTGCAGTGTGGTTCTGCCGAAATTGCGAATGCCCAACTCATTTACCCATGCCCATCATCTACCCCTGAATGGCTGAATGAG GCGTTGAACCCAGAAAGACCAGTTATTTTTATTAACACAG ATTTCTTAGAAGCACACGAGTCAAATGACAGTAAAGCAGTGAACAATCCAGTTGAAGCTTGTATTGTATCTGAG GTCACAAATGGATTGCTTGAAAGAGGCATTGAAGGAGAAAGCATTGGCGTTATTACCCCCTACAACTCACAGGCAAATCTTATTCGCCAAGCTGTTTCCACATCTGTGGAGATACACACGATCGACAAATACCAG GGTAGGGATAAAGATTGCATACTGGTTTCTTTTGTAAGATCCAGTGAAAACCCAAGGACCTGTTGCTCTTCACTACTTGGAGACTGGCACCGGATTAATGTAGCCATTACACGGGCCAAG AAGAAGTTAATCATGGTGGGCTCCTGCAGAACTCTTTCGAGAGTACCACTGCTGAGGCTTCTCATAGAGAAAGTAGAAGAACAAGGGGGAATAATGAGTATATCCAAGAGGGACATTAAACTGAAACCAGAGTTGAAGAGATGCTCCTCCCAATTGAGGTAG